The sequence GCCTTCTGTGCCCTTGGTCCATAGTGACTTCCCCCTGACTGAATGATTCTGCTGGAGGATATTCTAAACCTTTTAACCTCTCCTGACGACACTATCTAATGTCATCTCCATCGACATTCATGACCGCGAGCCCGGGCCGTCTGCACCAAGCCTTTGGAATAGGTCGTGACGGCCGCCCGGGGCAAGTTCTCCGAAACAGCCGCCTTGCGTCGGGACCGCAACCTTTCTCTTGGAATCGAACTCCATCCAGGACACCTCCACGCAGATTCGCCAACGCCCCGCGCAACACGTCATCTGAAGAGCTGGGGCAGCCACAAAGAGAGACCAGGAAGATAAGTGATCAGGAACAGGATCGTCAAACCGGCCAGGAAGAAGGGAATCGTCTCGATCAACGACCGTTCGATACGCTCTCCTGCAATGTCGTTGCCCAAGAGCAGCGCCGCCCCGACAGGAGGCGTCAGCAACCCCAGGCAGAGATTGAAGGACATGATGACCCCGAATTGGAGGGATGAGACCCCCACCTTATTGACCAGAGGAACCAGGATCGGAATCAGGATTACAAGGGCAGCATTCGCCTCCATGAGCATGCCCACGATCAGGAGAAGAACATTGACGAGCAGCAGGATCAAAAATTTGTCCCGGGTAAGATCGAGGATGGCCGAGGAAAGGATCTCGGGAAAACGCGAGGTGACGATAACCCAGCTCGACGCCTTGGAGGCTGCAAGAATAAAGAGGATCGTAGCGGTCGCAATGGCCGATTCGCAGAGAATGGGGTGAATTTCCGAGAATCTGAGGTCGCGATGCAGGGCAATCCCCACCACCAACGCATAGAGGACGGCCAAGACCGAGGCCTCGGTGGGCGTGACGATCCCGGAGAAGATGGCCCCCAGAATGGCGAAGGGCATGATAAGCGCCCAGATGCCCTCCCCCGCCGCCTTTCGGGCAGCTCCCTTGGGGGCCCTTTCATGCCTGGGGAAGTTGCGCCGTTTTGAGATCACGTAGGCCGTGAGACAGAGCACCCCACCCAGCAGGAGTCCTGGGATGACCGAAGCCAAAAACAGGTCTCCGATAGACATCGACAGCGCCGCTCCATAGACGATGAGGCATATGCTGGGAGGGATGACGGGACCGCAGACGCCCGACGAGGCCGCAACCGCCACGGCAAAGCCGGGAGGATAGTTCTCCTGCTTCATCGCCGGTATCGTTATGCCCCCGATGGCTGCGACGGTGGCGACGGCGGAGCCCGATATGGCGGCAAAGAACATCGAAGCCACAACGGTGACCATGGCCAGGCTGCCCGGGACCCAACCGACGAGAGTATTGCAGAAGCGAATCAGCTTTTGATTGATCCCTCCGGCCGTCATCAGATTTCCGGCCAAGATGAAAAACGGAATGGCCATGATGGGAAAGGAGTCGATCCCCGCAAAGAACTGCTGCGGGATCAGAATCAAGGGAAAAGACCCGGCGTAGAGGAGGGCGAGCAGAGTCGCCGATCCCAAAGCATAACCGATGGGCATACCCAAAAGGCTCAGGACGAGGATGGCAGCAATCAGGGTGCCGTGCATCTCAAACCGCCTCCTTTTCAGAAACGGCGGACGAGGGAACGCCCTTCATCATGCAGAGAATCTCCTCCACGGAAAACAGAACCATGATGAAGGCCCCGACGGGAATGGCCAAATAGATGTAGGCCATGGGAACCTCCAGGCCGGTGGAAGTCTGGTGAAGGGTGAAGGAACACAGCTCCGCCCCCTTGTAGCCCAGAACCAGGAAAAAGAAGATCGCCAGCAGTCTCGTCGCCATCCCGACGAAAGCCCTGAGAGGGGCGGGAAAGCGTTCGACCAGAAATCCTATGCACATGTGCCGCCCGTGCCGCGCCCCCAGGGAAGCCGCCAGCATGACGAGCCATACGAAGCTGTAACGGGCCAGCTCCTCCGACCAGGGATTGGCCTTGGAGAAGATGTAGCGCAGAACGATCTGGTAGGCAATGGAAGCGACCATCACGACGAACAGGCACGACGTTGCCAATCTCAATATTTTTTCTATTAAATTCAAGATTCCGATAAAAATGCGCATCCATATCCCCCTTATCCCAAAACGAGAGACGGGCAGGTTGACGATTTGCAGTGAACCGTCAACCTGATACGGTCGCACACGAAGGGCAGGACCCCATCACGGAAGCGGACCTCCCGAGCCAAGCACCCGGAAAAAACGAGATGGGGCCCCAACCGACCTATTCGCTATTGAACGGCCCCGATCTCGTCCGCGATCTCCCTGAGCTCGGGGAACAGTTCGATAATGCCGGCAACCCGTTCTCTGAACGGTGCGGTATCGACGGGCACAACCTCCACATTCTTGTTTTTGAACTTCTCGATATACTGCTGCTCCTGCTCCACGGAATAACGCGTCCGCCATTGGGCGACCTCGTTGGCGGCCTCGATCAGGGCCTTTTGAACATCCTCTGGCAGGGCTTCGAAATACGCTTTGTCGAAGATAAAAACATCGTTGCTCAGGACGTGGCGCGTTTCGATCAGGAAGGGGCAGAGCTCATAGAGGGCATAACTGTAACAAAAATCCAACGGGTTCTCCTGGGCCTCCACCGTACCTTGCTGGAGCCCGGTGTAGATCTCCGTCGCAGCCATGGGGGTCGGTGCAGCGCCGAGAAGTTCCCACGTCTTCAAATACATCTTCAGCTGAGGGGCACGGATTTTCAGGCCCCGAAGCCCATCCGTATCGGTAAATTTCTTTTTGCTGGTCACGTAGCGGGCACCACGATACATCGCTCCCATCAGCTTGAATCCGCCGGCATCCCCGATTTTTTTCAGCAGACGATCCCCCGTCTCGCTGTACCATACCTTTTTGAAATGATCGAAGTCCCGATACAAATATGGAAATGGGTCGATGCCCGCCAGCTTCGTGTAGGGCTCCAGGGTTCCGATACTCTCGATCACCGCATTAACGATACCCGGTTTCAGGCCTTCGATCGTCACGCGCCAGTCGCCCAGGGTCCCTCCCGAGAAAACCTCTACAGTCACGGCCCCCTGCGTTTTCTCCTTGACCAGCTCTGCAAACTTGACGCAGGCCATATCCCGGGGGTCCCCCACAGGAGCCACATTGGCCAGCCTTATCGTCACAGGACCGGCCCACAAGGGGATACACCACAAAAAGACAAGACAAAACACGCCGATACCGAACAATCCCTTCTTCATGAAAACCAGCCTCCTTCGGAGCAAACTGAGACACTCGGACACCCGACTGCTCGCGTCCCTCAACGTCCTGCCCACCTCCAGCGCCAGGTAAAAAGAGGAAGAAATCGTCGAATTTCAGAGGCTATCTCTTAAGGCAACAGCAGAATTTTGCTTGCGTCCTCCCCCCTCAGCAAAAGTTCAAAGGCCTTCTCGGCATCCGTCAGGGGAAGCCGGTGAGAAATAAGGCTTTCGAGCTCGATCCTCCCGGATTCAATCAATCCCAGCATCCGCGTCCAGGTCGAGAACATCTTGCGGCCGTGGTATCCGTAGACGGTCGCCTCCTTGAAGATCACGTCCGGAGCGAGGTCGATGGCCGTCGGTTCGGACGGAAGGCCCAGAAGGTGCACCTCGCCCCCCTTGCGCAGGTACTTGAACGCTCCGGCGATCGCCCGCGGGTTCCCCGATGCGTCGAAGACGACATCGGCCCCGACCCCATGGGTCTGTTCCCTCACAAACTCCCCCGGGTCCGACTTCGAGGTGTCCACGGCATGCTCCGCACCGCA is a genomic window of Fretibacterium sp. OH1220_COT-178 containing:
- a CDS encoding TRAP transporter large permease, translated to MHGTLIAAILVLSLLGMPIGYALGSATLLALLYAGSFPLILIPQQFFAGIDSFPIMAIPFFILAGNLMTAGGINQKLIRFCNTLVGWVPGSLAMVTVVASMFFAAISGSAVATVAAIGGITIPAMKQENYPPGFAVAVAASSGVCGPVIPPSICLIVYGAALSMSIGDLFLASVIPGLLLGGVLCLTAYVISKRRNFPRHERAPKGAARKAAGEGIWALIMPFAILGAIFSGIVTPTEASVLAVLYALVVGIALHRDLRFSEIHPILCESAIATATILFILAASKASSWVIVTSRFPEILSSAILDLTRDKFLILLLVNVLLLIVGMLMEANAALVILIPILVPLVNKVGVSSLQFGVIMSFNLCLGLLTPPVGAALLLGNDIAGERIERSLIETIPFFLAGLTILFLITYLPGLSLWLPQLFR
- a CDS encoding TRAP transporter small permease, producing the protein MATSCLFVVMVASIAYQIVLRYIFSKANPWSEELARYSFVWLVMLAASLGARHGRHMCIGFLVERFPAPLRAFVGMATRLLAIFFFLVLGYKGAELCSFTLHQTSTGLEVPMAYIYLAIPVGAFIMVLFSVEEILCMMKGVPSSAVSEKEAV
- a CDS encoding TRAP transporter substrate-binding protein, which gives rise to MKKGLFGIGVFCLVFLWCIPLWAGPVTIRLANVAPVGDPRDMACVKFAELVKEKTQGAVTVEVFSGGTLGDWRVTIEGLKPGIVNAVIESIGTLEPYTKLAGIDPFPYLYRDFDHFKKVWYSETGDRLLKKIGDAGGFKLMGAMYRGARYVTSKKKFTDTDGLRGLKIRAPQLKMYLKTWELLGAAPTPMAATEIYTGLQQGTVEAQENPLDFCYSYALYELCPFLIETRHVLSNDVFIFDKAYFEALPEDVQKALIEAANEVAQWRTRYSVEQEQQYIEKFKNKNVEVVPVDTAPFRERVAGIIELFPELREIADEIGAVQ